Proteins from one Lachnospiraceae bacterium KGMB03038 genomic window:
- a CDS encoding conjugal transfer protein TraG — MNPFIQFLIVFDLICFGVYFGGDIFCTALAKMRKNPDQKDPYEFEVEDEPAEPPLSIDAIRHLFRGEVHDFVRNKLLPSGQETLSALTEPEQTAARFLFCALIGYLKEEAPMDEQSFPMVMEMLNYAEGAKEDGDKDVIDILMEETAARTHLREEYFSDYRRYQLMQVNKERVLLACRVIINDLLGEMYRYDYHVGYDCLLDDGNSVSRKLKKSNEEMEVEENAPCDR, encoded by the coding sequence ATGAACCCTTTTATTCAATTTCTCATTGTGTTCGACCTGATCTGTTTCGGCGTCTACTTTGGTGGTGACATCTTTTGCACAGCGCTCGCCAAGATGCGCAAAAACCCGGACCAGAAAGACCCCTATGAATTTGAGGTGGAGGACGAACCCGCTGAACCGCCTCTGTCCATTGACGCCATCCGCCACCTGTTTCGTGGCGAGGTCCACGATTTTGTCCGAAACAAACTTCTGCCCAGCGGACAGGAGACGCTTTCCGCCCTGACCGAGCCGGAGCAGACGGCGGCCCGGTTCCTGTTCTGCGCCCTGATTGGCTATCTCAAAGAGGAAGCCCCGATGGATGAGCAGAGCTTTCCGATGGTAATGGAGATGCTGAACTACGCCGAGGGCGCGAAAGAGGACGGCGACAAGGACGTGATCGACATTCTGATGGAAGAAACCGCCGCCCGGACACATCTGCGCGAGGAATATTTCAGCGATTACCGCCGTTACCAGCTCATGCAGGTGAACAAGGAGCGTGTGCTGCTGGCCTGCCGGGTCATCATCAACGACCTGCTGGGCGAGATGTACCGCTATGATTACCATGTCGGCTATGACTGCCTTCTGGACGATGGCAACAGCGTTTCCAGAAAGCTGAAAAAATCCAACGAAGAAATGGAGGTTGAGGAAAATGCGCCTTGTGATCGCTGA
- the topB gene encoding DNA topoisomerase III — protein MRLVIAEKPSVAKSLAAVLGATTRKDGYLEGGGWLVSWCLGHLAGLADAATYNPDYAKWRYDDLPILPETWRFTIAKDKRDQFDVLRTLLRREDVTEVVNACDAGREGELIFRTVYCLAGCTKPIRRLWISSMEDSAIREGFANLRPGADYDGLHQAALCRAKADWLVGINATRLFSVLYHRTLNIGRVMSPTLALIVQREAEIDAFKPVPFYTVQLDLPGFTAASSRMDNKGTAEQLRQVCEGGMATVKQVERKDKTEKPPALYDLTTLQRDANRLLGFTAQQTLDYLQNLYEKKLCTYPRTDSRYLTSDMAEGLPVLVNLVANAMPFRKGIAISCDAAVVINDKKVSDHHAVIPTRNIREADLSALPVGERAILELVALRLLCAVAPPYTYAETAVTVECDGAEFTAKGRTVKQPGWRELDAAYRASMKNAEPDKDTEDKSLPELAEGQALPVAGAAVKEGKTSPPKHFSEDTLLAAMETAGAKDMPEDAERKGLGTPATRAGILEKLVSTGFLERKKSKKTVQLIPSHDAVSLITVLPEQLQSPLLTADWEYRLGEIERGELAPEDFMDGICAMLKELVGTYQVIKGSEYLFTPPREVVGKCPRCGGEVAETQKGFFCQEKSCKFAIWKNSKWWAAKRKQPTKTIVAALLQDGRARVTGLHSEKSGKTYDATVVLEDTGQYVNFKLDFDRQKGGGK, from the coding sequence ATGCGCCTTGTGATCGCTGAGAAGCCCTCAGTCGCAAAATCCCTGGCCGCCGTGCTGGGCGCTACCACCCGAAAGGACGGCTACCTGGAGGGCGGCGGCTGGCTGGTGAGCTGGTGCCTGGGGCACCTGGCCGGGTTGGCCGATGCCGCCACCTATAACCCTGACTACGCCAAGTGGCGCTATGATGACCTGCCGATTTTGCCGGAGACCTGGCGCTTCACCATCGCCAAGGACAAACGGGATCAGTTCGATGTGCTGCGTACCCTGCTGCGGCGGGAGGACGTGACCGAAGTGGTCAACGCCTGCGATGCCGGGCGCGAAGGTGAGTTGATTTTCCGCACCGTCTACTGTCTGGCGGGCTGCACCAAGCCCATACGCCGGTTGTGGATCTCCAGCATGGAGGATTCCGCCATCCGGGAGGGCTTTGCCAACCTGCGCCCCGGTGCGGACTATGACGGGCTGCACCAGGCGGCCCTCTGTCGTGCCAAGGCGGACTGGCTTGTTGGTATCAACGCCACCCGGCTGTTTTCGGTGCTGTACCACCGCACCCTCAACATTGGCCGCGTTATGTCCCCGACGCTGGCCCTCATTGTCCAACGGGAGGCCGAGATCGACGCCTTCAAGCCGGTGCCGTTTTATACGGTACAGTTGGACCTGCCCGGCTTTACCGCTGCCAGCTCTCGGATGGACAATAAAGGCACTGCCGAGCAACTGCGGCAAGTCTGCGAGGGCGGCATGGCCACGGTCAAACAGGTGGAACGCAAGGACAAAACCGAGAAGCCGCCCGCCCTCTACGACCTGACAACACTCCAGCGGGACGCCAATCGCTTGCTGGGCTTCACGGCGCAGCAGACATTGGATTACCTGCAAAACCTCTATGAAAAGAAGCTCTGCACCTATCCCCGGACGGACAGCCGCTACCTGACTTCCGACATGGCCGAGGGCCTGCCGGTGCTGGTGAATCTGGTCGCCAACGCCATGCCGTTCCGCAAGGGCATCGCCATTTCCTGCGATGCGGCGGTGGTCATCAACGACAAGAAAGTGTCCGACCACCATGCCGTGATCCCCACCCGCAACATCCGGGAGGCGGACTTATCTGCTTTGCCTGTGGGCGAACGGGCAATTCTGGAGCTGGTGGCCCTGCGCCTGTTGTGCGCGGTGGCCCCGCCCTATACCTACGCCGAGACCGCTGTCACGGTGGAGTGCGATGGCGCGGAGTTCACCGCCAAAGGCCGCACGGTGAAGCAGCCCGGCTGGCGGGAACTGGACGCCGCTTACCGCGCCAGCATGAAAAATGCGGAGCCGGATAAGGACACCGAGGACAAGTCGCTGCCGGAATTGGCTGAGGGCCAGGCGCTGCCGGTCGCCGGTGCCGCCGTCAAGGAAGGAAAAACCAGCCCACCCAAACATTTTTCGGAAGATACGCTTCTTGCAGCGATGGAGACCGCCGGTGCCAAAGATATGCCGGAGGATGCCGAGCGCAAAGGTCTCGGCACCCCCGCCACCCGCGCCGGGATTTTAGAAAAGCTGGTGTCCACCGGCTTTCTGGAACGAAAAAAGAGCAAGAAAACCGTGCAGCTGATACCGTCCCACGATGCAGTGTCCCTTATCACAGTATTGCCGGAGCAGCTGCAATCCCCGCTGCTGACCGCCGACTGGGAGTACCGGCTGGGCGAAATCGAGCGCGGCGAGCTGGCCCCGGAGGACTTCATGGACGGGATCTGCGCCATGCTGAAAGAACTGGTGGGAACTTATCAGGTCATCAAAGGCAGCGAGTACCTGTTCACCCCGCCCCGCGAGGTGGTGGGTAAATGTCCCCGCTGCGGCGGCGAGGTTGCAGAAACGCAAAAGGGCTTCTTCTGCCAGGAGAAATCTTGCAAATTTGCCATCTGGAAAAACAGCAAGTGGTGGGCCGCGAAGCGCAAACAGCCCACCAAGACTATTGTGGCGGCGCTGCTGCAAGATGGTCGCGCCCGTGTGACCGGGCTGCACTCCGAAAAGAGCGGCAAAACCTACGACGCCACCGTTGTCCTGGAGGATACCGGCCAGTACGTCAACTTCAAGCTGGACTTTGACCGGCAGAAAGGCGGCGGCAAATGA
- a CDS encoding immunoglobulin gives MKLSLYEQETIILYNQAEATAEVYTHDPKLLEKLRRLAEKYPDQIVKKDRQTFTVPKRCVSVREPYSAERRKAASERAKAAGYRPPVPKAGGK, from the coding sequence ATGAAACTGAGCCTTTATGAACAGGAAACCATTATCCTCTACAACCAAGCCGAGGCCACCGCCGAGGTCTACACCCATGACCCGAAGCTGCTGGAGAAGCTGCGGCGGCTGGCGGAGAAGTACCCGGACCAAATCGTAAAAAAAGACCGCCAGACCTTTACAGTACCCAAACGCTGCGTGTCTGTCCGGGAACCGTACAGCGCCGAGCGCCGCAAGGCTGCCAGTGAGCGGGCCAAGGCCGCCGGGTACAGGCCGCCCGTCCCTAAAGCGGGTGGCAAGTGA